In Erythrobacter litoralis HTCC2594, a single genomic region encodes these proteins:
- the chrA gene encoding chromate efflux transporter, producing the protein MNSPANSGSVEQTPIPFSDGVRVWARIAALSFGGPAGQIAVMHRILVDEKRWIGENRFLHALNYCMLLPGPEAMQLATYIGWLLHGVRGGLVAGCLFVLPGFLSIMALSVLYASFQEASFVQAIFFGIKAAVLAIVIEALLRIGKRALKTWPMYLIAAAAFVAIFAFDAPFPLIIAAAALVGFLGGHFDPARFLVIRARETTEDGESEPEAVLHTGGMAKAQPTWRGAVRTALIWGSIWAAPIIALILLVGPNHVFTELAVFFSKLAVVTFGGAYAVLAYMAQEAVQTHGWLAPGEMLDGLGMAETTPGPLIQVVQFVGFMGGYREADMLGPVASGIAASVIVTWVTFVPCFLWIFLGAPFIEKLRGVKLLTAALSAVTAAVVGVILNLAIWFALHVAFARLDEVRGYGARLLVPDFATIDVASVVIAAAALIAMLRFKIGMLLVLFVSALIGSLYYLAMMAGT; encoded by the coding sequence ATGAATTCTCCCGCTAATTCAGGTTCCGTAGAACAAACTCCGATCCCGTTTTCCGATGGGGTGCGTGTCTGGGCGCGCATAGCCGCGTTGAGCTTTGGTGGGCCAGCCGGCCAGATCGCGGTGATGCACCGCATTCTAGTCGATGAAAAGCGCTGGATCGGCGAGAACCGGTTCCTGCATGCGCTCAATTACTGCATGCTCCTGCCCGGACCGGAAGCCATGCAGCTTGCCACCTATATTGGCTGGTTGCTCCACGGCGTTCGCGGTGGCCTCGTCGCAGGATGCCTGTTCGTCCTTCCCGGCTTCCTCAGCATTATGGCGCTTAGCGTGCTCTATGCCAGTTTTCAGGAGGCCAGCTTCGTCCAGGCGATTTTCTTCGGCATTAAGGCGGCGGTGCTCGCCATAGTCATCGAGGCCCTGCTGCGCATCGGGAAAAGGGCATTGAAAACTTGGCCCATGTATCTGATTGCCGCCGCAGCCTTCGTGGCGATATTCGCATTCGATGCACCTTTCCCGCTGATTATCGCGGCCGCCGCGCTGGTCGGTTTTCTTGGAGGGCATTTCGATCCTGCACGCTTTCTGGTCATTCGCGCCCGTGAAACGACCGAGGACGGGGAGAGCGAGCCGGAAGCCGTGCTTCATACAGGCGGTATGGCGAAAGCGCAGCCTACATGGCGCGGAGCAGTCCGCACGGCCTTGATCTGGGGCAGCATCTGGGCAGCTCCCATAATTGCGCTGATCCTTCTTGTTGGCCCAAATCACGTGTTCACGGAACTGGCGGTTTTCTTCTCCAAGCTCGCGGTCGTGACATTCGGGGGCGCGTATGCCGTGCTGGCCTATATGGCGCAGGAAGCCGTGCAGACGCATGGCTGGCTTGCCCCCGGTGAAATGCTCGATGGGTTGGGCATGGCGGAGACCACGCCGGGTCCACTGATCCAGGTCGTCCAATTCGTGGGGTTCATGGGGGGATATCGCGAAGCAGACATGTTAGGCCCGGTGGCTTCGGGCATCGCGGCTTCGGTCATCGTCACGTGGGTCACGTTCGTGCCGTGCTTCCTATGGATTTTCCTTGGTGCGCCATTTATCGAAAAACTGCGCGGCGTGAAGCTTCTGACAGCGGCGCTTTCGGCGGTGACGGCAGCAGTCGTCGGTGTGATCCTAAACCTTGCCATCTGGTTTGCACTGCACGTTGCCTTCGCACGGCTTGACGAGGTTCGAGGTTACGGCGCACGCCTGCTCGTGCCGGACTTCGCCACGATCGACGTCGCCTCCGTCGTCATTGCCGCTGCGGCCCTGATCGCCATGCTGCGCTTCAAGATCGGGATGTTGCTCGTTCTCTTCGTGAGCGCACTCATTGGGTCGCTGTATTACCTCGCAATGATGGCTGGCACCTGA
- a CDS encoding DUF1259 domain-containing protein, with protein sequence MSAALHAQDNLGNLEALIFEASHSEVTMTDDGVARIGWTRADVPVMVDGMRLDPPAGLGSWAAFKPVDGGVMVMGDTVVFEDEITAAMDAALANGLTVTALHNHFIFDDPPVYFMHIGGHGETAKMAAGVKAVWDAIKEVRAASPTPQRSFGGMTPDANGTIEALALSEILGTEPSIADGVVKYTFARQGRMHGVEIGGSMGLTTWAAFSGTNDLAAVDGDFIMTEDEVQPVLRALRERDIHIVALHNHMIGGEPMFYFLHYWGMGPAKELAAAIAAARNAQAETG encoded by the coding sequence ATGTCGGCGGCTCTTCACGCGCAGGATAATCTCGGCAATCTCGAGGCACTGATTTTCGAGGCATCGCACTCGGAGGTCACCATGACCGACGATGGGGTCGCACGCATCGGTTGGACGCGCGCCGACGTGCCGGTGATGGTCGACGGCATGCGCCTCGATCCCCCGGCAGGTCTCGGCTCATGGGCTGCCTTCAAACCCGTCGATGGCGGAGTGATGGTCATGGGCGACACGGTCGTATTCGAGGATGAGATAACAGCCGCGATGGACGCTGCCCTCGCCAACGGGTTGACCGTCACCGCGCTGCACAATCACTTCATATTCGACGATCCGCCGGTCTATTTTATGCATATCGGCGGGCATGGGGAAACCGCCAAGATGGCAGCGGGTGTAAAAGCCGTTTGGGATGCCATCAAGGAAGTGCGCGCCGCCTCGCCGACGCCGCAGCGCAGTTTCGGTGGCATGACGCCGGATGCAAACGGCACGATCGAAGCCCTGGCGCTGAGCGAAATCTTGGGCACCGAGCCAAGCATCGCCGATGGTGTCGTGAAATACACCTTCGCTCGCCAAGGCCGCATGCACGGCGTTGAGATCGGTGGTTCGATGGGGCTTACGACCTGGGCGGCGTTCTCGGGCACCAACGACCTTGCCGCCGTGGATGGTGACTTCATCATGACCGAGGACGAAGTCCAGCCCGTGCTCCGCGCACTGCGCGAGCGGGATATCCATATCGTAGCATTGCATAACCACATGATCGGCGGTGAACCGATGTTTTACTTCCTCCACTACTGGGGAATGGGTCCAGCAAAAGAGCTTGCAGCGGCGATTGCTGCTGCCCGTAACGCACAGGCCGAAACCGGATAG
- a CDS encoding ABC1 kinase family protein, giving the protein MLKTLRIARRDRKRLEELFSVTSRYGLGLLLARIGLDRTGSDDAGDGSSHSLPRRTRLAMEELGPTFVKLGQILATRADLLSPEWIAELEQLHSKAPTLPFEELRPIVEEALGEAPECTFAEFDTEPLAAASMAQVHRATLHDGRAVVIKIRRPGIRPRVEADIRLLAHIATLAERGSTEAKRFGPSRMMRQLADAMVEELDFTNEARNADRLRTDFANEPSVVVPEIHWEWTSETLLVMDYINGVPPSNAQALVAAGLDPTRIAALGADMVLDMILVNGRFHGDPHPGNLLCLPGNHIALLDLGMVGYVSPRRREEFVSFVQALSTGSPAQLADVLTRWSVGDDVPADRVLSASERLIARHGSGRLVLGAMVTDFLGLMRDERMTLPPDLLLIFKALITMDGVLSKIEPDFDLTHAMRRSSFRIAQARLSPEHWAPVLQGVAWELLKIGDDAPRLIRAAIRRLEQDRTPPASSPSDRSRASADIRWVAAAIVSGAVIMAIAPWFY; this is encoded by the coding sequence ATGTTGAAGACCCTTCGTATCGCACGCCGGGACCGGAAGCGCTTGGAGGAACTATTCAGCGTCACTTCCCGCTATGGACTCGGCCTTCTGCTGGCGCGGATAGGGCTGGACCGGACGGGCAGCGACGATGCCGGCGACGGGTCGTCACATAGCCTGCCTCGGCGGACCCGCCTTGCCATGGAAGAGCTTGGGCCAACCTTCGTGAAGCTCGGCCAGATCCTGGCGACACGCGCCGATCTCCTATCTCCGGAATGGATCGCCGAACTCGAGCAATTGCATAGCAAGGCGCCGACGCTTCCCTTCGAGGAGTTGCGACCGATTGTCGAGGAGGCGCTTGGTGAGGCGCCCGAATGCACCTTTGCGGAATTCGATACAGAACCGCTGGCGGCGGCCTCCATGGCGCAGGTCCATCGTGCGACGCTGCACGACGGGCGCGCGGTGGTGATCAAAATCCGCCGGCCCGGCATTCGTCCGAGGGTGGAGGCTGATATCCGGCTCCTTGCGCATATTGCGACCCTTGCGGAACGCGGCAGCACCGAAGCCAAGCGCTTCGGACCGAGCCGGATGATGCGGCAGCTTGCGGACGCGATGGTCGAGGAACTCGACTTCACGAATGAAGCGCGCAATGCTGATCGTCTGCGGACGGATTTCGCGAACGAGCCCAGTGTCGTTGTGCCCGAAATCCACTGGGAATGGACGTCCGAGACGTTGCTCGTCATGGATTACATAAACGGTGTGCCGCCGAGCAATGCGCAGGCTCTGGTCGCTGCAGGGCTCGATCCGACCAGAATAGCAGCGCTGGGCGCCGACATGGTGCTCGACATGATATTGGTGAACGGCCGGTTCCACGGCGATCCGCACCCGGGGAACCTTCTCTGCCTGCCGGGCAACCATATAGCTCTGCTGGACCTGGGCATGGTTGGTTATGTATCTCCGCGCAGGAGAGAGGAATTCGTCAGCTTCGTGCAAGCGCTCAGCACTGGCAGCCCCGCGCAGCTCGCCGACGTGCTGACGCGGTGGTCAGTGGGCGACGACGTTCCGGCCGACCGCGTGCTCTCCGCATCCGAACGGCTGATCGCGCGCCATGGCAGCGGTCGATTGGTTCTGGGCGCCATGGTAACCGATTTCCTAGGGCTGATGCGCGACGAGCGCATGACGTTACCACCCGATCTTCTCCTGATCTTCAAGGCGCTGATCACGATGGACGGCGTGTTATCGAAAATTGAACCGGATTTCGACCTGACGCATGCCATGCGACGCTCTTCGTTTCGAATCGCGCAAGCGCGGTTGTCGCCCGAGCACTGGGCTCCCGTTCTGCAGGGCGTCGCCTGGGAATTGCTCAAGATCGGAGATGATGCGCCGCGCCTGATCCGGGCAGCGATCCGCCGGTTGGAGCAAGACAGAACGCCGCCGGCTTCATCGCCTTCGGATCGCAGCCGCGCGAGTGCCGACATTCGCTGGGTTGCAGCTGCAATCGTCTCAGGCGCCGTGATCATGGCGATAGCGCCCTGGTTTTATTAA